The DNA segment TGCGTGGCTCGGTGCAAGACCGGAGATGGTTCTTTTGGTGGTACTCAGGGTTCTCCAGAGTGCAGCActcttccttcctgctccagCGTGCTGGGTGCCAAGCACATTTCCCAGTCTGCCCTTGGGAGTTGCGTGGCCAGCCAGATGGCAAAGCATGCCTGCAGGTCTCAGTGCTTTGGGGTCACTGGCTGGGATGGTGGGAGAGGGCCCCTGGGCATGTGGCATGTGGTCACCTCTGTGCCATGAGCATCTACTGCCCACCAGGAGGTGGGCTAATGCAAGCCCTTCTTGGCAGACAGCAGCATCCCCTGGTGAACAGGCAAAGTATGAGAAGATGCCTGATGCCTGTGCTCATGGAGACACATGGGGAAGGTGTGGGTTCATGTTCCTCCTCCAGCCCATCAGCTAGAGCAGGAGATGGCAAGTAGAAAGCTCTGCACGAGCACCCAGTATTGCTAAGCCCTTCCACTGGGGTGTCCAGGGAAGGGTGCTCTCTGGAAACCCATGTTTCATCCTGGCTCAGGTGCTACCTCCCGGCCCTCAAGCATTCTATGGAGAACTCAGGGGGCTGGGGTGGTcctggaagagagggagaatggGAGCATGATGGAAGCATGCTGGGGGTGTCCTTGACAGTGGTGTAGATAAGAAGCTGTTTGAGGTGAAGCGCAAGGACCAGATGAACGCGCTGAAGAACCTGATCGAGCTCAATGACATCAACCAGCAGTACAAAATCATTGACATCATGCTCAAGGGACTCTTCAAAGTGAGCCACAGTGCAGGCTTCCCTCCGGGTTCAACGTGCCATGGGGCTGGAAGGGGTGGGCAGGAGAAGCGAGGAGGGCTCAGAGGGCTCTGTGCAGTCAAAGAGAAGAGCTGGGTGGGCAGGCGGGCTTGAGGACTTGAAAGGTGGATGCTGCGTGGCTTCAAAGCGAAGCACCCCGGGAGTATAGGGAAGGGCCAGCAGGACAAAGCAGTAACCAAGGACTCTGGCAGGTATTGGAGGACTCCCGGGCTGTGCTCATCGCTGCTGACGTGCCTCCCGATGGGCCTTTCCCTCAGGATGAGAAGATAAAGGATGGTAGGTTCTTTTCGGTCCTTactcccttcccttttccagtgctctgaTGCATCACTGCCATTCCTTCTGGGACCAGTACTGGGGTAGGTACTCCCAGGTATCCAGAACAGACCTGGGATGGTCCTTGTCTGTCAGGGACACTATTGCTATCTCTCTGACAAGTTCATATGGGGAGCCTACCTGTTTGCCCTCAGTCTCCCCACCTTCTGGTGAGGCCATAGGTGCCAGTGGGACAGGGCACGTGTACCTGTGTGCTGATGGGGTGGGTGACTGTCTCCACAGCGTATTCCCACGTGATAGAGAACACCGCTTTCTTTGGGGATGTCGTCCTGCGCTTTCCCAAGATCGTGCACCACTACTTTGACCGCAACTCCAACTGGAACAGCCTCATCCGTTGGGGCATCGGCTTCTGCAACCTGACGGGTGTATTTGAGCAGGGACCCCACTCCCAAGTCCTGGGGCTGGTATGGCTGCTCCTGGTTCCTTGCTGCCACATCCTCTCtttgctgctggggctgggggatgaCGTTTTGGGGGTAAAAGGAGGGCAGGCAGAGATCAGAGGGAGTGTACCCGACATCTGAGGGATAGAGGAAGAGCACGGAGCGGGctgatgggatggaggggacctTGGTCACACGGGGGTGTGACCCAACACGGTCTCCACTTTGATCTGCAGATGGCTCAGGAACTGGGCATCAGTGAGAAATCACCTGATTACCACAATCCCTTTAAAACGGACCATTCTGAGGTAAGAAAGTGATGCTGGCAGCTCACCCCACGGGTTTCCCCATCCCTGTTGCAGCTCCAGGCAGCCAGTTGGGAAAGGAACAGGTGGCTTGGTGAGGAATGGCCAAAAATCCCCAGCACAGAGGAAGCTTGGCCAAAACGTAGACATTGACATCCTTGGTTGGGCTGCAGTTGGTTTTGGGTGTCGGATGCCGTCTCCCCCTTCCTGTGGCCACCTGCCCATGAGAGCATCTGGGCCCTATTCACCTTGTGCCACGTCTGACCTCAGTCCCCCTGATACCGTGGGGCTGGTGTGATGGCTTTGGTGGATTTTGAGGGGAGTTACCCTTTGGGAAtctgcagcagctctcccaTGCTGACTGCCTGCTGTCATCCTGCAGTTTTTCCCCAGTGCTGACACCTTCCAGAAGGCACTGCGGGAGGAGGAGAAGCGGcggaagaaagaggagaagcgGAAGGAGATACGCAAGGGCCCGCGCATCTCGCGCTCGCAATCGGAGCTGTAGTGTGCGGGGGCTTGCACCTCGCTGTGGGGGCAGCGCTGCTGCGATGCGGAGCTGCTCACTTCCTCTCAGCGGCCTTGGGCCAATGCCTGGCGGTCCCCTTTCCATTTGTGCcgtggattttgttttgttgccttTCCCTTTCGTTCATGAGGAGCCgggtggtggtgctggtgggttGCCCCAATGGGGCTGGTGGGAGCTGAAGCAAGATAGCCCTTCCCCAGAGACAAAGCACAGACAGGAAAGCAGTGGGGCCATCGC comes from the Cuculus canorus isolate bCucCan1 chromosome 1, bCucCan1.pri, whole genome shotgun sequence genome and includes:
- the CCDC134 gene encoding coiled-coil domain-containing protein 134, whose translation is MDFLLICPFVLVLLLSRGSFADLEKQKVDSGLEIYKKLFEVKRKDQMNALKNLIELNDINQQYKIIDIMLKGLFKVLEDSRAVLIAADVPPDGPFPQDEKIKDAYSHVIENTAFFGDVVLRFPKIVHHYFDRNSNWNSLIRWGIGFCNLTGVFEQGPHSQVLGLMAQELGISEKSPDYHNPFKTDHSEFFPSADTFQKALREEEKRRKKEEKRKEIRKGPRISRSQSEL